In Candidatus Wallbacteria bacterium, a genomic segment contains:
- a CDS encoding adenylate/guanylate cyclase domain-containing protein, with amino-acid sequence VCSFFALAGIVGLAAANRARRNLVTLARLQMLRQYVHEGAVERVLDENVDQALAVGGRSVAVTILSSDLRGFTAMSSGMAPETVVAQLNEFHGAMLEQVKLHGGILDKFIGDGMLAVFGLSRSDAIPSAAASAAISCARGMITALEELNRKRSARGETPLAIGIGIHSGQVVAGAIGAPGHRLEFTVLGDTVNTASRLESATKQLKSPIAVSGDTAFLAGISNLRPLGKVELRGKPEPIEVFTVS; translated from the coding sequence AGTCTGTTCGTTCTTTGCCCTGGCCGGGATTGTTGGTCTGGCTGCAGCCAATCGCGCCCGCCGCAATCTTGTGACACTCGCGCGCCTGCAGATGCTCCGCCAGTATGTGCATGAAGGAGCAGTTGAGCGGGTGCTTGATGAAAATGTCGACCAGGCGCTGGCTGTCGGAGGACGGAGTGTAGCGGTCACTATTCTCTCCAGTGATCTGCGGGGCTTTACTGCGATGAGTTCCGGGATGGCCCCTGAAACGGTCGTGGCACAGCTCAATGAATTCCATGGTGCAATGCTGGAGCAGGTAAAGCTCCATGGCGGTATTCTGGACAAGTTCATCGGCGACGGCATGCTGGCTGTTTTCGGCCTTTCCAGAAGCGATGCAATACCTTCTGCCGCCGCTTCAGCAGCCATTTCCTGCGCCAGAGGGATGATCACTGCCCTTGAAGAACTGAACAGGAAACGCTCAGCCCGTGGCGAAACTCCGCTAGCGATCGGCATCGGCATCCATAGCGGCCAAGTGGTTGCTGGAGCTATCGGTGCTCCAGGGCACCGCCTTGAGTTCACAGTCCTGGGTGACACCGTCAACACCGCTTCACGTCTGGAGTCCGCGACCAAGCAGCTCAAATCACCCATCGCGGTATCAGGGGACACAGCCTTTCTCGCAGGCATCTCCAACCTGCGGCCGCTTGGCAAAGTGGAATTGCGGGGAAAGCCTGAGCCGATAGAGGTGTTCACAGTATCCTGA
- a CDS encoding formylglycine-generating enzyme family protein: protein MFYINLLLLLSVLFPFQAGAESPPTLEINIDGAVMQFVLIRAGEFQMGCLESDLSEETPQHTVKISKDFYLGKFEVTQGQWQAVMGTNPSLFKGNSLPVEQVNWDECCEFAGTLTSRKIGIFRLPTEAEWEYAARAGTDSRYWWGTFAEPDYLWYYDNGQNRTHPVGLKKPNPWGLYDMLGNVWEWCRDSFEADYYQRSPVENPLNQAAGIDKVLRGGSFWCYPYFCRAQLRNHSPARVWSQMYGLRLVYLPEAKS, encoded by the coding sequence TTGTTTTATATTAATCTTCTGCTTTTGCTGTCAGTTCTGTTCCCTTTTCAGGCTGGAGCCGAAAGCCCACCCACCCTTGAAATAAACATCGACGGAGCTGTGATGCAGTTTGTGCTGATCAGAGCAGGAGAATTCCAGATGGGCTGCCTGGAATCAGATCTCAGCGAGGAAACCCCGCAGCACACGGTGAAAATCTCTAAAGATTTTTATCTGGGAAAGTTTGAAGTCACCCAGGGACAGTGGCAGGCAGTGATGGGTACAAACCCTTCGCTTTTCAAGGGAAATTCGCTTCCAGTGGAGCAGGTGAACTGGGACGAGTGCTGCGAATTTGCCGGAACCCTGACGTCCAGGAAAATCGGGATCTTCCGACTCCCCACTGAAGCGGAATGGGAATATGCAGCCAGGGCGGGTACTGATTCACGTTACTGGTGGGGAACTTTCGCGGAGCCTGATTATCTCTGGTATTACGACAACGGTCAAAACCGGACTCATCCGGTAGGATTGAAGAAACCCAATCCCTGGGGTCTCTATGACATGCTTGGCAATGTCTGGGAATGGTGCCGGGACAGCTTCGAAGCCGACTATTACCAGAGATCGCCTGTGGAAAACCCGCTCAACCAGGCTGCCGGGATCGACAAAGTCCTGCGGGGCGGCTCTTTCTGGTGTTATCCGTACTTCTGCAGAGCCCAGCTCAGGAACCATTCCCCTGCCCGCGTCTGGAGCCAGATGTACGGGTTAAGGCTGGTTTATCTTCCTGAAGCGAAGTCTTAA